A single region of the Arthrobacter sp. zg-Y20 genome encodes:
- a CDS encoding histidine kinase: MTTITDRWRRLDVVVRDLPLAAALFVLALLPVTHGYGTVLGGLPDRPFSGPALTAVALQSLPLAVRRRWPALCLSLVSAGFALDQLNGFHTFAGTGLVVALLSAGSYLERHRRLAVAVFTVGYTVLVAGMYRLETPEPLSEFVTFYVAMAFAVGVGAWQRAGRIAEQDRLDRIAEDTRSAERTRMARELHDVVTHHVTAMVVQAEAARYLSGSPDRLDGALETIAGTGRRAVSDLRQVLDVLNPGHKEPGRTPGTAELRSLVEHARRTGLQVDFAEEGGPPGDMDDGAQLALYRVVQEALTNARKHAAGSRTAVSICYKPTETTVLIHSDAAAPPFPDTAQLPAGSGRGLTGLRERLAAVSGDFSAGRQEDGSFTVSARVPTEGPA, encoded by the coding sequence GTGACTACGATCACCGATAGATGGCGCCGGCTCGACGTCGTCGTGCGGGATCTACCGCTTGCGGCGGCACTGTTTGTCCTGGCCCTTCTGCCGGTGACCCACGGATACGGAACAGTGCTCGGCGGGCTGCCTGACCGCCCCTTTTCCGGCCCGGCCCTAACCGCAGTGGCTCTGCAATCCCTTCCTCTTGCCGTCCGCCGTCGGTGGCCGGCTCTCTGCCTGTCCCTGGTTTCAGCGGGGTTCGCCCTGGACCAGCTCAACGGCTTTCACACCTTCGCCGGCACCGGCCTGGTGGTGGCCCTGCTGAGCGCCGGCTCCTATCTTGAGCGGCACCGCAGGCTTGCCGTAGCGGTTTTCACCGTCGGGTACACCGTCCTGGTTGCCGGCATGTACCGGCTGGAAACCCCCGAGCCCCTCAGCGAGTTCGTGACGTTCTACGTGGCCATGGCCTTCGCCGTCGGCGTCGGGGCATGGCAGCGGGCCGGACGGATCGCTGAGCAGGACCGCCTTGACCGCATCGCCGAGGACACGCGCTCCGCGGAACGCACCCGGATGGCGCGGGAACTGCACGACGTCGTCACCCACCACGTCACCGCCATGGTGGTGCAGGCGGAAGCGGCACGCTACCTCAGCGGGTCTCCCGACCGGCTCGACGGCGCTTTGGAAACCATCGCAGGCACCGGACGGCGGGCGGTCTCGGATCTGCGGCAGGTGCTGGACGTGCTTAATCCCGGCCATAAGGAGCCCGGCCGCACCCCGGGCACCGCCGAACTGCGCAGCCTTGTGGAGCACGCGCGCCGCACCGGCCTGCAGGTCGACTTTGCCGAGGAGGGCGGGCCGCCCGGGGACATGGATGACGGAGCCCAACTGGCCCTGTACCGGGTGGTGCAGGAAGCGCTGACCAACGCGCGGAAGCATGCAGCCGGCAGCCGTACCGCTGTCAGCATCTGCTACAAACCAACGGAGACCACAGTTTTGATTCATTCGGACGCCGCGGCGCCACCGTTTCCTGACACCGCCCAGTTGCCTGCCGGCAGCGGCCGCGGTCTGACCGGGCTTCGCGAACGGCTGGCGGCAGTGAGCGGCGATTTCAGCGCCGGACGGCAGGAGGACGGCAGCTTTACGGTGTCTGCCCGCGTGCCGACGGAAGGCCCGGCATGA
- a CDS encoding CPBP family intramembrane glutamic endopeptidase, translating to MKFVLQLLAVTAVAVLGNLALQAVDGSPWPALAVGVAVAVLAVLAYRRIVRVTERRSVAELAWPGAARAAGRGTVAGVVLFAAAIGIIAAFGGYQITGLGSAAGAVGLIGLMCAAAVTEELIFRGVLFRWVEVATGTWCALVLTGSLFGLVHLLNPHASLWGAVAIAVEAGGMLTAAYIATRSLWLPIGLHFGWNAAASALFSTEVSGNNTPQGLLDAATSGPTLLTGGDFGPEGSIFAVLFCGLATLAFLHLAARRGNIVSFRAARGTARAKVAQ from the coding sequence ATGAAATTTGTACTGCAGCTGCTTGCCGTGACAGCGGTCGCTGTCCTTGGCAACCTTGCCCTTCAGGCGGTGGACGGAAGCCCCTGGCCCGCTCTGGCCGTTGGCGTGGCAGTCGCCGTACTCGCTGTCTTGGCGTACCGCCGGATAGTGCGGGTAACAGAGCGGCGCTCTGTGGCGGAACTGGCGTGGCCGGGCGCCGCGCGGGCGGCCGGCCGCGGCACCGTGGCCGGCGTCGTACTCTTTGCCGCCGCCATTGGAATCATCGCAGCCTTCGGCGGCTACCAGATCACGGGGCTCGGCTCCGCAGCCGGAGCAGTCGGGCTGATCGGTCTTATGTGCGCTGCAGCCGTCACCGAAGAATTGATCTTCCGCGGTGTGCTGTTCAGATGGGTGGAGGTCGCAACCGGTACCTGGTGCGCGCTGGTCCTGACGGGATCATTGTTTGGCTTGGTGCACCTGCTGAATCCCCATGCATCCCTCTGGGGCGCCGTCGCGATTGCCGTAGAAGCCGGCGGGATGCTCACTGCGGCGTACATCGCCACCCGCAGCCTCTGGCTTCCGATCGGACTGCACTTTGGCTGGAATGCCGCCGCCTCGGCCCTGTTCAGCACGGAAGTGTCCGGCAACAACACTCCGCAGGGGCTTCTGGACGCCGCCACGTCCGGCCCGACGCTGCTCACCGGGGGTGATTTTGGACCGGAAGGCAGTATCTTCGCAGTCCTGTTCTGCGGGCTGGCCACCCTGGCCTTCCTGCACCTGGCGGCACGGCGCGGCAACATTGTGTCATTCCGTGCGGCCCGCGGCACCGCACGGGCTAAAGTGGCGCAGTGA
- a CDS encoding response regulator transcription factor, translated as MSLPTRVLVCDDQPLIRTGFATIIGAQPDMEVVGECGDGRAAVELARQLLPDVVVMDIRMPQLDGIEATRALAGAGVSIPVKVLVVTTFNLDEYVYEALRAGASGFLLKDAPPAQLLSGIRTVASGAALLAPEVTRQLVGRYAERIRPVGSATADSGLTPREREVLQLIAAGLSNAEIAAALVISSETVKTFVSRILAKLGLRDRVQAVVYAYRHGLVS; from the coding sequence ATGAGCCTGCCGACCAGGGTCCTGGTGTGCGACGACCAGCCGCTGATCCGGACCGGATTCGCCACGATCATCGGCGCGCAGCCGGATATGGAAGTGGTGGGCGAGTGCGGTGACGGACGGGCCGCCGTCGAACTGGCCCGGCAGCTGCTGCCCGACGTCGTCGTGATGGACATCCGGATGCCGCAGCTGGACGGCATCGAGGCCACCCGCGCACTCGCCGGCGCCGGCGTTTCCATCCCCGTCAAGGTGCTGGTGGTGACCACCTTCAACCTGGATGAGTATGTCTATGAGGCGCTGCGCGCCGGGGCCAGCGGCTTCCTGCTCAAAGACGCGCCGCCGGCACAGCTGCTCAGCGGTATCCGCACCGTAGCTTCGGGGGCCGCCCTGCTGGCACCGGAGGTGACACGGCAGCTCGTGGGCCGCTATGCCGAACGTATCCGGCCGGTGGGCAGCGCAACCGCCGATTCCGGCCTCACGCCGCGCGAGCGCGAAGTGCTGCAACTCATCGCCGCCGGACTGTCCAATGCCGAGATCGCCGCAGCACTGGTGATCAGCTCGGAAACAGTGAAGACCTTTGTCTCTCGGATCCTCGCCAAGCTCGGCCTCCGCGACCGGGTCCAAGCCGTGGTGTACGCCTACCGGCACGGCCTGGTTTCCTAA
- a CDS encoding DUF916 domain-containing protein translates to MNASLVYRRPRRRALRVAALAALALLLPAFPAHAEGPDDVTWTVRTASNDLGADRTTFTYTVDPGGSLTDAMVITNRGDEPVALSVYAADGFTSDDGELSLLVAGETSQAVGTWITAETKTVTIGPDTVTTIPFTVDIPANATPGDYVGGLVTSLTVPDAPSGVSVDRRLGIRVNLRVGGDLAPSLAVEDPSVSWNGGWNPFAGGDAAMTYTLHNTGNAALSVQPADVVSGPFGWFPVDAAEGEEVPELLPGESWTRTVTVDGILPLFVLLASTTVTPVMTDASGSTTPLAEVSGTAVGAAIPWAAMVIILLLAAATYLYIRRRRHRIAAEKEREDERVNAAVAQALAGDPVHAAASNALEDAPVKATRLPG, encoded by the coding sequence GTGAACGCTTCCCTCGTATACCGGCGCCCGCGCCGCCGGGCGCTCCGGGTCGCCGCCCTCGCGGCCCTTGCTCTCCTTCTCCCCGCTTTCCCCGCCCATGCCGAGGGCCCCGACGACGTGACATGGACCGTCCGCACTGCGTCCAACGACCTCGGTGCCGACCGCACAACTTTCACCTACACAGTCGATCCGGGCGGTTCGCTGACGGACGCTATGGTCATCACCAACCGCGGCGACGAACCGGTGGCTCTCTCCGTGTACGCGGCCGACGGTTTCACCTCCGACGACGGGGAGCTCTCGCTACTCGTCGCAGGCGAGACTTCGCAGGCGGTCGGAACCTGGATCACTGCCGAAACGAAGACTGTCACCATCGGCCCTGACACGGTCACCACTATCCCGTTCACCGTGGACATCCCTGCCAACGCCACCCCCGGGGACTACGTCGGAGGGCTGGTGACCTCACTCACCGTCCCGGACGCGCCTTCCGGCGTCAGCGTCGACCGACGGCTGGGCATACGCGTCAACCTGCGCGTCGGCGGCGATTTGGCGCCCTCACTCGCCGTCGAGGACCCGTCCGTGTCCTGGAACGGCGGCTGGAACCCCTTCGCGGGCGGCGACGCCGCCATGACGTACACGCTGCATAACACCGGTAATGCGGCGCTGTCCGTACAGCCCGCCGACGTGGTGAGTGGGCCGTTCGGCTGGTTCCCGGTGGACGCCGCCGAGGGCGAGGAGGTGCCCGAGCTACTACCCGGGGAGAGCTGGACACGGACGGTGACCGTGGACGGCATATTGCCATTGTTCGTCCTGCTGGCGAGCACGACCGTGACCCCGGTGATGACCGATGCATCCGGTTCCACCACGCCGCTCGCCGAGGTATCGGGAACCGCTGTCGGCGCGGCGATCCCGTGGGCCGCGATGGTGATCATCCTGCTGCTGGCGGCCGCGACGTATCTGTACATCCGCCGTCGTAGGCACCGTATCGCCGCTGAGAAGGAACGCGAGGATGAACGGGTCAACGCGGCGGTCGCGCAAGCCCTCGCGGGCGACCCCGTCCATGCTGCGGCATCGAACGCCCTCGAGGACGCACCCGTCAAGGCGACCCGTCTGCCCGGCTGA
- a CDS encoding TetR/AcrR family transcriptional regulator — protein MTEESTLWQRSRQAAYAEITGTAMRLFLEQGFEQTTIDQIATTAGISRRSFFRYFGTKEDVVLGGLAHQGELMADALENVPLTVEPWDALRQALHAVDALAVEPGVTLKIAKMMYGTPSLRARSIEKHLHWQSLLVPNIRRRLGLADDDAADPAPAAIVASAITCLDVAGELWVHGGGTEDLGALYDRAVAAVRSGA, from the coding sequence GTGACCGAAGAATCGACTCTATGGCAGCGATCGCGCCAGGCGGCCTATGCCGAAATCACGGGCACGGCCATGCGGCTGTTCCTGGAGCAGGGCTTCGAACAGACCACGATCGATCAGATCGCGACGACGGCGGGGATCTCGCGGCGCTCGTTCTTCCGGTATTTCGGCACCAAGGAAGACGTGGTGCTGGGCGGTCTGGCGCACCAGGGCGAGCTCATGGCCGATGCGCTGGAAAATGTTCCCCTGACGGTGGAGCCGTGGGACGCACTGCGGCAGGCGCTGCACGCGGTGGATGCCCTCGCCGTCGAGCCGGGCGTTACGTTGAAGATCGCGAAGATGATGTACGGCACGCCGTCGCTCCGGGCGCGCAGCATCGAGAAGCACCTGCACTGGCAGTCGCTGCTGGTGCCCAACATCCGCCGGCGCCTCGGGCTCGCCGACGACGACGCGGCAGACCCGGCGCCCGCTGCGATTGTCGCGAGTGCGATTACCTGCCTGGACGTGGCCGGCGAATTGTGGGTTCACGGAGGAGGCACGGAAGATCTGGGCGCACTCTACGATCGGGCTGTTGCGGCAGTGCGTTCCGGCGCATAA